From Rutidosis leptorrhynchoides isolate AG116_Rl617_1_P2 chromosome 3, CSIRO_AGI_Rlap_v1, whole genome shotgun sequence, a single genomic window includes:
- the LOC139902793 gene encoding anaphase-promoting complex subunit 4-like, whose product METDDEDVSRILPFQLQFDKPVASQIKIAEWNPEKDLLAMVTDDSKILLHRFNWQRLWTISPGRCITSLCWRPDGKAIAVGLQDGTISLHDVENGKLLRSMKSHAVAVVCLNWEDDGGQDISDENFHISKYEDRTSRFFPTAPRAPRAPGVVPGETGFMDENENLSLELSNSSYQRFNILCGADKDGIISFSIFGIFPIGKIDIHDVNVKCPLVNTDGDCKLLNASICKVGLSKDLCHLTVLCCGELRGHDHELHGFHLLTLDTSIFYKRRNELHQIAQQASNIEDLTEVIRSSLSVMTKQWSDAMHTFHDKFHPLTSLIHDHGLDSTPQEEFLSLLGGARTSPAVHQFLVNSLGELGLKRITKSVSGAGKEVQVIVLEHLQPAAEMIGFRLGELRGLSKWRSRYAAVGLDETLIDNATEKASMLLIQVERLMSVLSSSIQQFSNFFIWLKKCVRMLMSEPNDQNQLLAFNSELVILFLKYLYDEDPVRRLLESTESDNSIEVDLHTMERVQELARFGGFTDVDFLRRTLMKEFQQMESCFKEAFQMPFTAISKKILCQNLLPLFPVKALPKSALSTVPTSISYYMEASQAGSMHVKQNSCVNYVSFRLPDEGSSNLANCVVVTRCIMNALEAVLLRVPDGYHCVDLSLYKERQLVVLLNRLSSTSDNSEKGCMMIVQADDLPFVSIPISSASSPWKLHQLKDPVLHLEMDSFKVRGLPHSVMAPLAVSASRGVACVFATRKRALVYILDEDEDEISDAE is encoded by the exons ATGGAAACAGATGACGAAGATGTTTCAAGAATTCTTCCTTTTCAGCTTCAATTTGACAAGCCAGTTGCCTCACAG ATTAAAATAGCTGAATGGAACCCAGAGAAAGATTTGCTGGCTATGGttaccgatgattcaaagattttattGCATCGGTTTAATTGGCAGAGGCTATGGACTATCTCTCCAG GAAGGTGTATAACATCTCTATGTTGGCGTCCGGATGGTAAAGCAATAGCTGTCGGGCTTCAAGATGGGACTATTTCATTACATGATGTTGAA AATGGGAAGCTACTACGAAGCATGAAATCACACGCGGTTGCTGTTGTATGCCTCAATTGGGAGGATGATGGAGGCCAAGACATTTCT GATGAAAACTTTCACATCTCAAAATATGAAGATCGAACGTCTCGTTTTTTTCCTACAGCCCCAAGAGCCCCTCGGGCACCTGGAGTTGTGCCCGGAGAGACTGGTTTTATGGATGAAAATGAAAATTTATCACTTGAATTATCAAATTCTTCGTATCAGCGTTTTAACATTTTGTGTGGTGCTGATAAAGATGGAATCATAAGTTTTAGTATATTTGGAATATTTCCAATTGGAAAAATT GATATACATGACGTCAATGTTAAGTGTCCACTTGTAAACACGGATGGTGACTGTAAACTGCTCAATGCTTCAATCTGCAAG GTGGGGTTGTCGAAAGATCTGTGTCATTTGACAGTATTATGTTGTGGCGAGCTTCGAGGTCACGATCATGAGTTGCATGGTTTCCATCTCTTAACACTTGATACTTCGATATTCTATAAAAG GAGAAATGAGCTTCACCAAATTGCTCAACAAGCTTCAAACATCGAGGATTTGACCGAAGTCATCCGTTCGTCACTATCTGTCATGACTAAGCAATGGTCTGATGCAATGCACACATTTCACGACAAATTTCATCCTCTCACTAGTCTAATTCACGATCATG gattggaCTCGACCCCACAAGAGGAATTTCTTAGTCTTTTAGGTGGTGCCCGCACAAGTCCAGCTGTTCATCAATTTTTAGTGAATTCTCTCGGTGAATTG GGTCTCAAGAGGATAACAAAGTCGGTTTCTGGAGCTGGTAAAGAGGTTCAGGTTATCGTTCTTGAACATTTACAG CCTGCTGCAGAGATGATTGGATTCAGATTAGGAGAACTGAGAGGACTTTCAAAGTGGCGTTCACGTTATGCAGCTGTTGGTTTGGAtgaaactttaatcgataatgccACTGAGAAGGCCAGTATGCTCCTCATTCAGGTTGAGCGGTTGATGAGTGTTTTATCATCTTCCATTCAACAG TTTTCAAACTTCTTTATCTGGCTTAAAAAATGTGTGAGAATGCTAATGTCAGAACCAAATGATCAGAACCAGCTTCTTGCATTTAATAG TGAATTGGTTATTTTATTCTTGAAGTATCTATATGATGAGGATCCTGTCCGGCGGTTGCTCGAATCAACTGAAAGTGATAATAGTATAGAAGTTGACTT GCACACAATGGAAAGAGTACAAGAATTGGCTCGTTTTGGGGGTTTCACAGATGTTGATTTTTTACGAAGAACGTTAATGAAAGAGTTCCAGCAAATGGAGTCTTG TTTCAAGGAGGCCTTCCAGATGCCTTTTACTGCAATATCTAAAAAGATACTCTGCCAAAACTTGTTGCCATTGTTTCCAGTCAAAGCTTTGCCAAAATCTGCATTGTCTACTGTTCCAACGTCCATATCATATTATATG GAAGCATCACAAGCCGGTTCAATGCATGTGAAACAAAATAGCTGTGTTAATTATGTATCGTTCAGATTACCGGATGAGGGTTCTTCGAACCTTGCAAATTGTGTAGTTGTTACGAGGTGTATAATGAATGCGTTAGAAGCTGTATTGTTGCGCGTTCCTGATGGCTATCATTGTGTTGATTTGTCTCTATATAAG GAACGTCAACTTGTTGTATTATTAAATCGGTTGTCTTCCACTTCTGATAACTCGGAGAAGGGTTGTATGATGATTGTGCAAGCTGATGATCTTCCATTTGTATCCATCCCTATTTCAAGTGCGTCAAGCCCATGGAAATTGCATCAACTTAAG GACCCTGTTTTGCACTTGGAAATGGATAGTTTTAAAGTACGAGGACTCCCTCATAGTGTGATGGCTCCTCTAGCAGTTAGCG CGTCTAGAGGTGTTGCATGTGTCTTCGCAACTAGAAAGCGTGCTCTGGTCTACATTTTAGATGAAGACGAAGATGAAATTTCAGATGCAGAGTAG